From a region of the Argiope bruennichi chromosome 8, qqArgBrue1.1, whole genome shotgun sequence genome:
- the LOC129981168 gene encoding rho GTPase-activating protein 21-like isoform X2, with protein MDSSNALTSCIRYTSDSNDKSHPRSVTLVKDKSGFGFTLRHFIVYPPTSLNHGKKKQGANEDTSVATTQWKSDYKNKPMDTIFIREVKEGSPAHNAGLNKGDRIIAINNHPLSGKTYSDIIHLILKSGQTLRLLVVPKEDDILQLYFASSAYQPVHREHKQHKYLVPSYCPDSEQSNQQYRQSSYGTYPGRIHKKSKGTIDKDVESKRGIQHVFLESDDVNKDLNLSSPSHLSCGLEDKDYDLPSPAKCIYEGSCFSEDEGLFHHAKDFENEDILELQPPKLKSTVANLYYSLCRDQPPSNFAFASEENLNYPIYMSDFDDIVHCDNMAESKSISEALHGTGETISSHPISMSYPCDRPQYGENNHSCDRIRDSAHLSLLNEQKPSYYSNNKMINSEDLNLHYNPDTSSNNSSAMHRKTGERNSIASDYDFSENPNIPSINIVAQRRHQFESGNLLAESMERMNLYRSELSRMSMPNHVRLVSSRTAEFETKTGSSVNSLYAQKSIEVSKKNEESSESHMKYNDNRIQSFDYDSTLDHQNSNKTPTDDSLIVADSPETTVTAHSDINPAVTGVVHRRKTVPVSSDQDECHIVRRISYLRATANDRMNIESDLSEEDETSDPSSPNKEFRIQKLKSFFGEKTPKVKQALVPVDVTDTNGCSNQETTEEPKSIYGWVICKVVSLEGKRSSDRSWRHVWAILRENILYLLKERREPSKGTITGDEHVINVKYSIANVANDYVKRKHVLRLMLLNGTEYLFQTESHASMMEWLKALKIFTREISELPDWLKNTSVLEKAAAYEQQIQKGKSSGQHHNVRKLVFRHRSPSEHSPSVKTRRASQDELALTKIGVLWRDRMVQGWKKVHGTNSHIPKGASFGVKLENAPPGVTNEHIPLIVELCIQIVESRGLDTVGIYRVPGNNASVSVLTDLVNQGIDDELIKDPRWNDVNIVSSLLKAYFRKLPEPLLTSYLYPKFIQASETEDPVKRLKAIKHVLYHLPVHYFATLRYLMYHLKKVVEHSATNKMEARNLAIVFGPTLVRTTDNNMVAMVTDMPQQCYLIETMITYAEWLFEDCGDILPVEINAQDKRKTHPPSTVQSSALLSNINKLDEESLPHEMFASFCNAASRHLRHRQKKKDPASYSKKRSGIIADDADILGNPNDCSIPSNFTTPEIIDPKIADSENLSDISFGSCSSLISGSTKSKQRSTSKEPEPQNGTLVADRQSSESSQETSSTFPIPEEEQVGHRYNKLSALAQEKIKNFEQETKALLRRDGQRPRTSVCAPQVEWEQIEKEWQKAKLELEQEDLLDYLADDPSYLSCLLGRSMESTELSPPTEFAAAESFRSKSGIPLSSSSSAVTEISHSPNIRSPNFSVPTLSESQFQNDKFTLRDEKISNQQASDPLRTKLDKSDIPTSVSQPILSSVLCDRTSGSAFEEYSLDSVKCKPMCIINASHSESTESKNESRTRPVEKDGSEEASACSSDATQPQTLS; from the exons TGCTCTTACTAGCTGCATAAGATACACATCAGATTCTAATGATAAATCTCATCCTCGTTCTGTTACATTAGTTAAGGACAAAAGTGGATTTGGATTTACTTTGCGTCATTTCATTGTTTATCCACCAACAAGTCTAAATCATGGAAAA aaaaaacaaGGAGCTAATGAGGATACCTCTGTTGCAA cCACACAATGGAAATCAGACTATAAAAACAAACCTATGGATACCATATTTATACGGGAAGTGAAAGAAGGTAGCCCTGCACACAATGCCGGATTAAACAAAGGAGACCGAATTATTGCCATTAATAATCATCCATTATCTGGTAAAACATACTCAGACATCATTCATTTAATCCTCAAAAG tggcCAAACTTTGAGACTCTTAGTTGTCCCAAAAGAAGATGACATTTTGCAATTA TATTTTGCTTCCTCTGCATATCAGCCGGTCCATCGAGAGCATAAGCAACACAAGTATCTTGTGCCCTCATACTGTCCAGACTCAGAGCAATCAAACCAGCAATACAGACAATCTTCTTATGGTACTTATCCTGGGAGAATTCATAAGAAATCTAAAGGCACCATTGATAAAGATGTGGAAAGTAAAAGAGGGATTCAGCACGTTTTCTTGGAGTCCGATGATGTGAATAAAGATCTTAATTTATCCAGTCCATCACATTTGTCTTGTGGGCTTGAAGATAAAGATTATGATTTACCTTCACCTGCAAAGTGCATTTATGAAGGTAGCTGTTTTAGTGAAGATGAAGGTCTTTTTCATCATGCCAAAGATTTTGAAAACGAAGATATATTAGAACTGCAACCTCCCAAACTAAAAAGTACAGTTGCAAATTTGTATTACAGTTTGTGTCGTGATCAACCTCCATCAAATTTTGCATTTGCTTCGGAGGAAAACTTAAACTATCCCATTTATATGTCCGATTTTGATGATATTGTACACTGTGATAATATGGCTGAGTCAAAAAGTATTTCTGAAGCATTGCATGGAACCGGTGAAACCATATCGTCCCATCCTATTTCAATGTCTTATCCATGTGACAGGCCTCAGTATGGAGAAAATAACCATTCCTGTGATAGAATTCGGGACTCTGCTCATTTATCTCTGTTAAATGAGCAGAAACCATCTTATTACTCTAATAATAAGATGATTAACTCAGAAGATTTAAACTTGCATTATAACCCTGATACAAGTTCTAATAATTCCAGTGCAATGCATCGAAAAACAGGTGAAAGAAATTCCATAGCCTCAGACTATGATTTCAGTGAGAATCCTAACATACCATCTATAAATATTGTTGCTCAACGACGCCATCAGTTTGAATCTGGAAACCTTTTAGCTGAATCAATGGAAAGAATGAACTTGTATAGAAGTGAATTGTCACGTATGTCAATGCCAAATCATGTCCGTCTAGTATCATCCAGAACTGCAGAATTTGAAACTAAAACTGGATCATCTGTAAATTCACTTTATGCTCAGAAGTCAATTGAAGTTTCTAAAAAGAACGAAGAAAGTTCAGAAAGTCATATGAAATACAATGACAATAGAATACAATCTTTTGATTATGATTCTACACTTGATCatcaaaatagtaataaaacaCCTACAGATGATTCTTTGATTGTTGCTGATTCACCCGAAACCACAGTTacag cTCATAGTGACATAAACCCAGCTGTAACTGGAGTTGTGCATCGCCGAAAAACAGTTCcag tatcctCTGATCAAGATGAATGCCACATTGTACGGAGGATATCATATCTTCGAGCTACTGCTAACGATAGAATGAATATCGAATCTGATTTAAGTGAAGAAGATGAAACTTCTGACCCTTCTAg TCCAAATAAAGAATTCCGTATTCAGAAGTTGAAATCTTTCTTTGGAGAAAAG actCCAAAAGTTAAGCAGGCTTTGGTTCCTGTTGATGTAACAGATACGAATGGTTGTTCTAATCAAGAAACAACTGAAGAACCAAAATCCATTTATGGATGGGTTATTTGTAAAGTTGTATCTTTGGAAggaaaa CGTTCTAGTGATAGGTCCTGGAGGCATGTATGGgcaattttaagagaaaatattctttatttattgaaagaaagacGTGAGCCCTCAAag GGAACTATAACCGGTGATGAACATGTGATAAATGTGAAATATAGCATAGCTAATGTTGCAAATGATTATGTAAAAAGAAAGCATGTTTTACGCCTAATGCTTCTTAATGGGACCGAGTACTTATTTCAAACAGAAAGTCATGCAAGTATGATGGAGTGGTTGAAAGCCTTAAAGATATTTACTAGAGAAATATCTGAG CTTCCAGATTGGTTGAAAAATACATCTGTTTTGGAAAAGGCTGCTGCATATGAGCAACAGATTCAGAAAGGAAAATCCTCTGGACAGCATCACAATGTTCGAAAATTAGTTTTCCGCCATCGCAGTCCTTCAGAACATTCCCCTTCTGTTAAAACACGCAGAGCATCACAAG ATGAGCTGGCTCTTACCAAAATTGGTGTGCTGTGGCGAGATCGAATGGTGCAAGGTTGGAAAAAAGTACACGGAACAAATTCTCATATTCCAAAAGGTGCATCATTTGGTGTCAAACTAGAAAATGCTCCACCCGGTGTTACTAATGAG catattCCATTGATAGTTGAGCTTTGCATACAGATAGTTGAGAGCCGAGGATTAGATACAGTTGGAATATACCGTGTGCCTGGCAACAATGCTTCAGTAAGTGTTTTGACTGATCTAGTTAATCAAGGCATAGATGATGAACTTATCAAAGATCCTCGTTGGAATGATGTAAACATTGTATCAAGTCTTCTTAAAGCTTACTTCCGTAAATTACCTGAACCCCTGCTCACTTCCTATTTATATCCTAAATTTATACAAGCTAGTGAAACAGAAGATCCTGTAAAAAGATTGAAAGCTATCAAGCATGTg ctatatcATCTGCCTGTTCATTATTTTGCTACTTTGCGCTACCTAATGTATCACCTCAAGAAAGTAGTGGAACATTCTGCAACTAACAAG ATGGAAGCTAGAAATCTTGCCATAGTGTTTGGTCCCACCCTTGTCAGGACCACTGATAATAATATGGTTGCAATGGTAACAGACATGCCTCAACAGTGCTATCTCATTGAAACAATGATAACTTAT gcAGAATGGCTCTTTGAAGATTGTGGTGATATTTTACCTGTTGAAATAAATGCCCAAGATAAGCGAAAAACCCATCCACCATCAACTGTACAGTCAAGTGCTCTTCTCAGCAATATTAATAAACTTGATG AAGAATCATTACCACATGAAATGTTTGCATCGTTTTGCAATGCTGCTTCTCGCCATTTGAGGCACCGTCAGAAAAAGAAAGATCCTGCCAGCTATTCAAAGAAAAGATCTGGTATTATTGCTGATGATGCAGACATATTGGGGAACCCAAATGATTGCAGTATTCCTTCCAATTTCACCACACCAGAAATCATTGATCCCAAAATTGCTGATTCTGAAAACTTGTCGGATATAAGTTTTGGGAGTTGTTCTAGTCTAATTTCTGGTTCCACAAAATCCAAACAGCGATCCACATCCAAAGAACCTGAGCCTCAAAATGGCACTTTGGTTGCTGACAGACAAAGTTCTGAATCCAGTCAAGAGACTTCAAGTACTTTTCCTATTCCTGAGGAAGAACAAGTAGGCCATCGGTATAATAAATTAAGTGCTCTAgctcaagaaaaaattaaaaactttgaacaGGAAACAAAGGCCCTTTTAAGAAGGGATGGCCAGCGACCAAGAACATCAGTTTGTGCACCACAAGTAGAGTGGgaacaaattgaaaaagaatggcAAAAGGCAAAACTAGAATTAGAGCAAGAGGATTTGTTAGATTATCTTGCTGATGATCCATCGTATCTTTCCTGTCTTCTTGGTCGAAGTATGGAGTCAACAGAATTATCTCCCCCTACTGAATTTGCTGCAGCTGAATCATTTAGAA gCAAGAGTGGCATTCCTTTGAGTTCAAGTTCCTCGGCTGTGACAGAGATTTCACATTCACCTAATATAAGATCACCCAATTTTTCTGTTCCAACTCTCTCTGAATCTCAGTTCCAAAATGACAAATTTACATTGAGAGATGAAAAAATCTCCAATCAACAAGCCTCAGACCCACTTCGAACAAAATTGGATAAGTCAGATATTCCAACTTCAGTCAGTCAACCCATCTTATCATCTGTACTATGTGATAGGACTTCTGGTTCAGCTTTTGAAGAATACTCATTGGACTCTGTTAAATGTAAGCCTATGTGTATTATAAATGCTTCACACTCAGAATCCACTGAGTCTAAAAATGAATCAAGAACTCGTCCCGTTGAGAAAGATGGCTCTGAAGAGGCATCTGCATGCTCTTCTGATGCAACTCAACCACAAACTCttagttga